A single window of Rhodamnia argentea isolate NSW1041297 chromosome 5, ASM2092103v1, whole genome shotgun sequence DNA harbors:
- the LOC115731359 gene encoding B3 domain-containing transcription factor VRN1-like isoform X2, whose translation MACGRRRPREGGGAELDVATGPRLDSPHFFKIILSDTLQSGKLGIPKKFLGRYGKDLSSLVLLKVPGSSTWRIGVEKPNDGTVWLWKGWREFMQHYSVGHGHLIVFKYEGNSSFHMMIFDKSASEIDYSSSGISNLRSGFISPKREDVVELEDSEDCTTHQKMRVEPHSPCSQSSPSCSSQDLEGGDPAILYWTWYTECSLWFHQTAHPENEGTRNSYAFRQNMAGEA comes from the exons ATGGCTTGCGGTCGGCGTCGGCCGAGAGAAGGTGGAGGTGCCGAGCTAGATGTCGCGACTGGACCTCGTCTTGATAgtcctcacttcttcaagatcattctctCCGACACCCTTCAATCTGGGAAGCTC ggaattccgaaaaaattcttaggaagatatggaaaggatctctcaagCTTGGTGCTACTCAAGGTTCCGGGCAGCTCGACTTGGAGAATTGGAGTAGAAAAGCCTAACGACGGCACGGTTTGGTTGTGGAAAGGGTGGCGAGAATTTATGCAGCATTACTCTGTTGGTCATGGTCACCTCAtagttttcaaatatgaagGAAACTCCAGTTTTCACATGATGATATTTGATAAGAGCGCTTCAGAGATTGATTATTCGTCGAGCGGCATATCGAACCTCAGGAGTGGATTTATCTCGCCAAAGAGGGAGGATGTGGTAGAACTTGAAGATTCGGAGGATTGCACTACTCATCAAAAAATGAGGGTCGAACCTCATTCACCATGTTCTCAGTCGAGTCCAAGCTGCTCATCACAAGATCTCGAAG GTGGTGATCCGGCCATCTTATATTGGACATGGTACACTG AATGTTCCTTGTGGTTTCATCAGACAGCACATCCGGAAAATGAAGGAACTCGCAACTCTTACGCATTCAGACAGAACATGGCCGGTGAAGCTTAG
- the LOC115731359 gene encoding B3 domain-containing transcription factor VRN1-like isoform X1, with protein MACGRRRPREGGGAELDVATGPRLDSPHFFKIILSDTLQSGKLGIPKKFLGRYGKDLSSLVLLKVPGSSTWRIGVEKPNDGTVWLWKGWREFMQHYSVGHGHLIVFKYEGNSSFHMMIFDKSASEIDYSSSGISNLRSGFISPKREDVVELEDSEDCTTHQKMRVEPHSPCSQSSPSCSSQDLEEGIGHSRCRVSHPDRNYGGLTSSRPLPSFEFASEFDSEYPFFKVVIRPSYIGHGTLNVPCGFIRQHIRKMKELATLTHSDRTWPVKLRSYPNAAAFSSGWMAFVRGTRLCVGNVCVFELIDRDDIVFRVYIISSAGRNLIYIVRSGTLGWLWHDTNSMLKIFIVG; from the exons ATGGCTTGCGGTCGGCGTCGGCCGAGAGAAGGTGGAGGTGCCGAGCTAGATGTCGCGACTGGACCTCGTCTTGATAgtcctcacttcttcaagatcattctctCCGACACCCTTCAATCTGGGAAGCTC ggaattccgaaaaaattcttaggaagatatggaaaggatctctcaagCTTGGTGCTACTCAAGGTTCCGGGCAGCTCGACTTGGAGAATTGGAGTAGAAAAGCCTAACGACGGCACGGTTTGGTTGTGGAAAGGGTGGCGAGAATTTATGCAGCATTACTCTGTTGGTCATGGTCACCTCAtagttttcaaatatgaagGAAACTCCAGTTTTCACATGATGATATTTGATAAGAGCGCTTCAGAGATTGATTATTCGTCGAGCGGCATATCGAACCTCAGGAGTGGATTTATCTCGCCAAAGAGGGAGGATGTGGTAGAACTTGAAGATTCGGAGGATTGCACTACTCATCAAAAAATGAGGGTCGAACCTCATTCACCATGTTCTCAGTCGAGTCCAAGCTGCTCATCACAAGATCTCGAAG AAGGGATCGGACATTCTAGATGCAGAGTGAGCCATCCTGACCGGAATTATGGTGGCCTGACAAGTTCGCGTCCTCTTCCTAGTTTTGAATTTGCCAGCGAATTTGACTCAGAGTATCCTTTTTTCAAGGTGGTGATCCGGCCATCTTATATTGGACATGGTACACTG AATGTTCCTTGTGGTTTCATCAGACAGCACATCCGGAAAATGAAGGAACTCGCAACTCTTACGCATTCAGACAGAACATGGCCGGTGAAGCTTAGGAGCTATCCAAATGCAGCGGCATTCTCTTCTGGTTGGATGGCATTTGTGAGAGGAACTCGCTTGTGTGTAGGAAATGTCTGCGTGTTTGAGCTAATTGATAGAGATGACATTGTATTCAGAGTCTACATTATCAGCAGTGcaggtagaaacttgatttacattgtgCGAAGTGGAACTTTAGGCTGGTTATGGCATGACACGAATTCTATGCTAAAGATCTTCATAGTCGGTTAA